Proteins encoded together in one Triticum dicoccoides isolate Atlit2015 ecotype Zavitan chromosome 7B, WEW_v2.0, whole genome shotgun sequence window:
- the LOC119336181 gene encoding probable uridine nucleosidase 1, protein MGEDGQIRRDRVIIDTDPGIDDSMTILMAFGEPSVEIIGLTTIFGNVATEYATRNALLLCERAGHPEVPVAEGSPEPLKGGEPRVADFVHGSDGLGNLSLPAPTTKKVEESAAEFMVNKVSQFPGEISVLALGPLTNVALAIKRDSSFACKVKKIVVLGGAFFAAGNVNPAAEANIYGDPDAADVVFTSGADIDVVGINITTQCCFTDEDLLELKNSKGVHAQFLCDMCKFYRDWHEKSDGFQGIFLHDPVSFTALVHPEYFTFKKGVVRVETQGICTGHTLMDHGLKKWNSENPWSGYAPISVAWTVDVPKVLAYVKKLLMAP, encoded by the exons ATGGGGGAGGATGGGCAGATCCGCCGCGACAGGGTCATCATCGACACGGATCCCGGCATCG ATGACAGCATGACGATCCTAATGGCTTTTGGAGAACCAAGTGTGGAGATCATTGGGCTGACAACCATATTCGGCAATGTCGCTACAGAGTATGCTACACGCAATGCGCTCTTGCTG TGTGAGAGAGCAGGGCATCCTGAGGTTCCAGTAGCAGAGGGCAGCCCGGAGCCTCTTAAG GGAGGAGAGCCACGCGTTGCTGACTTTGTTCATGGATCCGATGGTCTTGGTAATTTGTCTCTTCCTGCACCTACTACTAAGAAGGTTGAGGAAAGTGCTGCCGAGTTCATGGTTAATAAGGTCTCTCAGTTTCCTGGAGAGATATCTGTACTTGCATTGGGACCCCTGACAAATGTCGCATTG GCCATCAAAAGGGACTCGTCATTTGCATGCAAGGTCAAAAAAATAGTTGTGCTGGGTGGAGCTTTCTTTGCAGCTGGAAATGTCAACCCTGCTGCTGAAGCTAAT ATCTATGGAGATCCGGATGCAGCGGATGTAGTTTTTACATCAGGAGCAGATATTGATGTGGTTGGCATTAACATAACAACTCAATGCTGTTTTACAG ATGAGGATCTCTTGGAACTGAAAAACTCAAAAGGGGTGCACGCACAGTTCTTGTGTGACATGTGCAAGTTCTACAGAGATTGGCATGAGAAGTCTGACGGCTTCCAAG GGATTTTCCTACATGATCCAGTGAGCTTTACAGCCTTAGTTCACCCCGAGTACTTCACATTCAAGAAGGGTGTTGTGAGAGTCGAGACTCAGGGCATTTGCACCGGCCATACTTTGATGGACCATGGATTGAAGAA GTGGAATTCAGAAAATCCATGGTCTGGTTATGCACCAATTTCAGTTGCATGGACAGTCGATGTGCCAAAGGTCCTTGCATATGTGAAGAAGCTGCTGATGGCGCCCTGA
- the LOC119336180 gene encoding fatty acyl-CoA reductase 1-like → MAMMDGSLDAEKIAGYFKGKSVLITGATGFLGKILVEKILRVQPDVRRIYLLVRAMDAHSAKQRVEAEVTDTELFCLLKEKHGKGGFELFVEEKVVPLAGDVVFENMGLDAPRLEELAKEVDIIVNGAATTNFYERYDVALDVNVMGVKYLCQLAKKCANLKMLLHVSTAFAAGDREGLIMERPFKKGETLREGTYLDIDAELRLVGDVKKELELQDGGCGDKTKRERKGMKELGLERSRHFGWSNTYVFTKAMGEMLLGQLHGAIPVVILRPSIITSILRDPLPGWMQGTRTIDTIIIGYAKQNLSCFLADLELTMDVIPGDMVANAMMVTMVAHSEEQGAEVMYHATSSLRNPAPYGVLYESGRRHFYENPRLSKDGQVIPTKEMHFFKTIASFHLYMLIKYKLPLEILHVVNLLLCGLFSQLYDDLTRKYKFVMHLVDVYGPFALFKGCFDDINLERLRLTMTKTSPEDDMFNFDPKTVDWNDYFYKIHIPGVLKYVLK, encoded by the exons atGGCGATGATGGACGGCAGCTTGGACGCAGAGAAGATCGCAGGGTATTTCAAGGGCAAGAGCgtcctcatcaccggcgccactggCTTCCTCGGAAAGA TTCTTGTGGAGAAGATACTCCGGGTGCAGCCAGACGTGAGGAGGATCTACCTGCTCGTGCGAGCCATGGACGCCCACTCCGCCAAGCAACGCGTCGAGGCAGAG GTGACAGACACTGAGCTCTTCTGCCTCCTGAAAGAGAAGCATGGCAAGGGAGGATTCGAGCTGTTTGTGGAGGAGAAGGTTGTCCCTTTGGCCGGTGACGTCGTCTTCGAGAACATGGGGCTAGATGCTCCCAGGTTGGAGgagctggccaaggaggtggacatCATCGTCAATGGAGCTGCAACCACCAACTTCTACGAAAG ATATGACGTTGCGTTGGATGTGAATGTCATGGGGGTGAAGTACCTGTGCCAGTTGGCCAAGAAGTGTGCCAATCTCAAGATGCTCCTCCATGTTTCCACCG CATTTGCAGCCGGCGACAGGGAAGGGCTGATCATGGAGAGGCCGTTCAAGAAGGGGGAGACCCTGAGGGAAGGCACGTACCTGGACATCGACGCTGAGCTGCGGCTGGTCGGCGACGTGAAGAAGGAGCTAGAGCTGCAGGACGGCGGCTGCGGCGACAAGACCAAGAGGGAGCGGAAAGGCATGAAGGAGCTGGGGCTGGAGCGCTCCCGCCACTTCGGGTGGTCCAACACGTACGTGTTCACCAAGGCCATGGGCGAGATGCTGCTGGGGCAGCTCCACGGCGCCATCCCGGTGGTGATCCTGCGGCCCAGCATCATCACCAGCATCCTGAGGGACCCCCTCCCCGGGTGGATGCAGGGGACGCGGACCATCGACACCATCATCATCGGCTACGCCAAGCAGAACCTGTCGTGCTTCCTGGCGGACCTGGAGCTGACCATGGACGTGATCCCGGGGGACATGGTGGCCAACGCCATGATGGTGACCATGGTGGCGCACTCGGAGGAGCAGGGCGCGGAGGTGATGTACCACGCCACGTCGTCGCTGCGCAACCCGGCCCCCTACGGCGTGCTCTACGAGTCCGGCCGCCGGCACTTCTACGAGAACCCCAGGCTGAGCAAGgacgggcaggtcatccccaccaaGGAGATGCACTTCTTCAAGACCATCGCCAGCTTCCACTTGTACATGCTCATCAAGTACAAGCTGCCACTCGAG ATCCTGCAcgtggtgaacctgctcctctgcggACTCTTCTCGCAGCTCTACGACGATCTCACCCGGAAATACAAGTTCGTCATGCATCTCGTCGACGTCTACGGTCCCTTCGCCTTGTTCAAAGGATG CTTCGACGACATCAACTTGGAGCGGCTGCGATTGACCATGACCAAGACAAGCCCGGAGGACGACATGTTCAATTTTGATCCCAAAACCGTTGACTGGAACGACTACTTCTACAAAATCCACATACCGGGTGTCCTCAAGTATGTGCTCAAATAA